A DNA window from Anaerocolumna sp. AGMB13020 contains the following coding sequences:
- a CDS encoding ATP-binding protein: MNEVIYIVGLFLSSFVSVHIIIDFMGTLFEKNRARWVYLLIETLFVLLLAGVNALNNAWLNLITVFGITVILAVRMYKGKVMHTLLFTVILIIGMSACESIGILILHSIYNMSDIVIESDRLKNFYDITISQLLVIFISHMVLLRYAKKKDISHLSRRQYLFTFIYAFFSVLNIYSLSILMKDIKSQSAIICVMITCVGIVVINIYFLNILEHESENNRLIYENKLFGQQSKMQYQYYDALELQYRESLSIIHDVKRHIRSIEELYMHQETGAAREYAITIHNRLDAFRLNEYTTNRMLNIILNDKIKLAENHKIEFQCKIDEIDLSFIDNMDLTTIFANLLDNAIEACARLSSGRIINLKVGSFNNLVAITIKNPMIENAYNNSHISIIEHHRRGEHAGIGIPNVVKVVEKYKGDFNIQKEDGMYSCSIVLSKKGKRV, encoded by the coding sequence ATGAATGAGGTAATTTATATAGTGGGGCTATTTTTGTCCAGTTTTGTTTCAGTACATATCATAATTGATTTTATGGGAACATTGTTTGAGAAGAATCGGGCAAGATGGGTTTATTTATTGATTGAAACGTTATTTGTTCTCTTGCTGGCAGGAGTGAATGCCCTTAACAACGCATGGCTTAACCTTATAACAGTGTTCGGGATAACTGTCATACTGGCAGTCAGAATGTATAAGGGAAAAGTAATGCATACACTGTTGTTTACCGTAATCCTGATAATAGGTATGAGTGCTTGTGAATCCATTGGTATTCTTATACTTCACAGTATTTATAATATGTCGGATATCGTTATTGAATCAGACAGACTTAAAAATTTCTATGATATCACCATCAGTCAGTTACTTGTTATTTTTATCAGCCATATGGTCTTATTACGATATGCAAAAAAGAAGGATATCAGCCATCTTAGCAGACGACAGTACCTGTTCACGTTTATTTATGCTTTTTTCAGTGTGCTGAATATCTACAGTCTTTCTATATTAATGAAAGATATCAAGAGTCAATCGGCTATAATCTGCGTAATGATTACCTGTGTAGGAATAGTCGTTATAAATATTTATTTTCTTAACATTCTGGAACATGAATCGGAAAATAACCGTCTGATTTATGAGAACAAACTCTTCGGACAGCAGTCTAAGATGCAGTATCAGTATTATGATGCACTGGAACTGCAATACAGAGAATCTTTAAGTATCATTCATGATGTTAAAAGACATATACGTTCTATCGAAGAGCTGTATATGCATCAGGAAACAGGAGCAGCCAGGGAGTATGCCATAACAATACATAACCGTCTGGATGCTTTCCGTCTTAACGAGTATACGACCAACCGTATGCTTAATATCATTCTTAATGATAAGATAAAGCTGGCGGAAAATCATAAAATTGAGTTCCAATGTAAAATCGATGAGATTGATCTGAGTTTTATTGATAATATGGATCTTACAACGATATTTGCCAATTTGCTTGATAATGCGATTGAAGCCTGTGCCAGGTTAAGCAGTGGCAGGATCATCAATTTAAAAGTCGGCTCCTTTAATAATCTGGTAGCGATAACCATAAAGAATCCTATGATTGAGAATGCGTATAATAACTCACATATCAGCATCATAGAGCATCACCGAAGGGGAGAACATGCGGGGATTGGAATTCCAAATGTTGTAAAAGTAGTAGAGAAGTACAAGGGAGACTTTAATATTCAAAAAGAAGATGGAATGTATTCCTGCAGCATTGTACTCTCAAAGAAGGGGAAGAGGGTATAG
- a CDS encoding accessory gene regulator ArgB-like protein — MLDKTAVRLVDRLIKKGIIKEQESELYLFGIETAMLKILHLLTYIVMGVLIGELTGLLLFLAVFIPLREYSGGYHASTKLKCYIVSCLTVLSMLLLIKLCDENFYLSSVYLASISSAILLFLIPVETAARPMDESEKIYYRSKAGFIIVLLLTITLFLYMTDQFDYSFVIALSLFFEMIAAFTGKLIFIKENKSSE, encoded by the coding sequence GTGTTAGATAAGACAGCTGTCAGACTGGTTGACCGGCTGATAAAAAAAGGTATCATTAAAGAGCAGGAGTCTGAACTGTACCTGTTTGGTATAGAAACAGCTATGCTTAAAATACTGCATTTACTTACATACATAGTTATGGGAGTTCTTATTGGAGAACTCACCGGGCTTCTCTTATTTCTTGCTGTCTTTATACCGTTAAGAGAATATTCAGGCGGTTATCATGCCTCTACGAAGCTTAAATGCTATATTGTATCCTGTTTGACTGTACTATCCATGCTTCTGCTGATAAAGCTGTGTGATGAGAATTTCTATTTGTCCAGTGTGTATCTGGCCTCCATATCCAGTGCCATCCTGCTTTTTCTGATTCCGGTGGAAACAGCCGCAAGACCTATGGACGAATCGGAAAAAATATATTACAGGAGCAAGGCTGGTTTTATCATTGTATTGCTTCTGACAATAACACTTTTTTTATACATGACGGACCAGTTTGATTATAGTTTTGTTATTGCCTTAAGTTTATTCTTTGAAATGATAGCTGCTTTTACTGGTAAATTAATATTTATAAAAGAAAATAAATCATCAGAGTGA
- a CDS encoding cyclic lactone autoinducer peptide, with translation MKNQVEKKVLNAVSKIAIGNAKKSANSACVFFGYQAKLPESVKELRRF, from the coding sequence ATGAAGAACCAGGTTGAGAAGAAAGTATTAAACGCAGTTTCAAAAATAGCTATTGGTAATGCCAAAAAGTCAGCTAATTCTGCTTGCGTATTTTTCGGCTACCAGGCTAAACTTCCGGAATCAGTCAAAGAGCTTAGAAGATTCTAA
- a CDS encoding HD domain-containing phosphohydrolase encodes MEVIGNKEMINILRKTLNLMDNRLMNHGERVGYIFYKMLSCENKYSEDELRIYTLVGLLHDIGAFREDDIKDMLQLEANKNFEHSIYGYLFLKYLSPLSEFAEIVLYHHTDYYNIKQNLTPLKELGNYLKLADRVDVILTYYNEKDIIRLLNEKSEIKYSKKAIQSFIKANSTYNVIEHTKDRSYSGELNKLLEGIKMTAVEKDKYLNMLAYSIDFRSEYTVMHTITTVSLADEIGRFMDLSKEDQINLHYGALLHDIGKISTPLNILESPGRLTGEEMAIMRRHVKDTYEILNGYIKEEIVEIAARHHEKLDGSGYFRKLKGDQLTLPQRILGVADIVSALYGVRSYKKAYDKETIIRIIKTEAEGGKVCRATVNCLVSNYDEIIKNVERNSRNSLEMYNELKINFNGYYNTFENWE; translated from the coding sequence ATGGAGGTTATTGGAAACAAAGAGATGATAAATATATTGCGCAAGACTCTGAATCTGATGGACAACAGATTGATGAATCATGGCGAAAGAGTCGGCTATATCTTTTACAAAATGTTATCCTGCGAAAACAAGTACAGCGAGGATGAGCTTAGGATATATACACTTGTGGGGCTGCTGCATGACATCGGAGCCTTTCGTGAAGATGATATTAAGGATATGCTTCAATTAGAAGCGAATAAGAACTTTGAACATTCCATTTATGGATATCTGTTCTTAAAATATCTGTCGCCCTTAAGTGAATTTGCTGAAATAGTGCTATATCATCATACCGATTATTATAATATCAAACAAAATCTGACACCGCTCAAAGAGCTTGGTAACTATCTAAAACTGGCAGACAGAGTGGATGTTATACTTACCTATTATAATGAGAAGGATATTATCAGGCTTCTTAATGAAAAGTCCGAAATAAAATATTCTAAAAAAGCAATTCAATCATTCATAAAAGCAAACAGTACATATAATGTTATAGAACATACCAAGGACAGGTCATATTCAGGGGAATTGAATAAGCTATTGGAAGGCATCAAAATGACAGCAGTGGAAAAGGACAAGTACCTCAATATGCTGGCTTATTCCATTGATTTCCGCAGCGAATATACAGTAATGCATACAATAACAACCGTCAGCCTTGCAGACGAAATAGGCAGATTCATGGATCTGTCGAAAGAGGATCAGATAAACCTCCATTATGGTGCTCTGCTGCATGATATCGGAAAAATCTCAACACCCCTTAATATTCTGGAGTCTCCCGGAAGACTGACGGGAGAAGAGATGGCCATTATGAGAAGGCACGTAAAGGATACTTATGAGATACTAAACGGTTACATCAAGGAAGAAATTGTGGAAATCGCAGCAAGACATCATGAAAAACTGGATGGCTCAGGATATTTCCGTAAGCTGAAAGGGGATCAGCTGACATTGCCTCAGCGGATTCTTGGAGTCGCAGATATTGTAAGCGCTCTTTATGGTGTAAGAAGCTATAAGAAAGCCTATGACAAAGAAACAATCATACGTATAATCAAGACAGAAGCGGAAGGCGGTAAAGTATGCCGTGCTACCGTTAATTGTCTTGTGTCTAATTATGATGAAATAATAAAAAATGTAGAACGAAATTCCAGGAATTCTCTAGAGATGTATAATGAACTGAAAATTAACTTTAATGGTTATTATAATACCTTTGAAAACTGGGAATAA
- the pta gene encoding phosphate acetyltransferase, translating to MGFIETIKERAKQNKKTIVLPETSDRRTLEAAAKILEEEIANIILVGNEEEIKKGAEGLDLSKAAIIDPHTTEKLAGYIDLLVELRKSKGMTPEAAKESLTSDYLTFGVTMVKAGDADGMVAGAINATANVLRPSLQILKTAPGTKLVSAFFVMVVPNCEYGANGTFIFSDSGLNQNPNAEELAAIAGSSAKSFQLLVGEEPVVAMLSHSTKGSAKHADVDKVVEATKLAKEAYPDIKIDGEYQLDAAIVPSVGAQKAPGSDIAGKANVLIFPDLDAGNIGYKLTQRLAKAEAYGPITQGIAKPVNDLSRGCSADDIVGVIAITAVQAAAN from the coding sequence ATGGGATTCATTGAAACTATTAAAGAAAGGGCAAAACAGAATAAAAAGACTATCGTTTTGCCTGAGACTAGCGACAGAAGAACTCTGGAAGCTGCCGCAAAGATTCTGGAAGAAGAAATTGCCAATATTATTCTGGTAGGTAATGAAGAGGAGATAAAGAAAGGCGCAGAAGGCCTTGATTTGTCGAAAGCTGCAATCATAGATCCTCATACAACAGAAAAACTGGCAGGTTATATCGACCTTCTTGTGGAGTTAAGAAAGAGTAAAGGAATGACACCCGAAGCCGCAAAGGAAAGTCTTACATCAGATTATCTTACTTTCGGCGTTACCATGGTTAAGGCAGGAGATGCTGACGGTATGGTAGCAGGTGCTATTAACGCAACCGCTAATGTTTTAAGACCTTCCCTTCAAATATTAAAAACAGCACCCGGAACGAAATTAGTTTCTGCATTCTTTGTTATGGTTGTACCTAATTGTGAATATGGTGCAAATGGTACGTTTATCTTCTCCGATTCTGGATTAAATCAAAATCCCAATGCTGAAGAACTGGCTGCAATTGCAGGAAGCTCCGCAAAAAGCTTTCAGCTTTTGGTAGGTGAGGAACCAGTAGTTGCGATGCTTTCCCATTCAACAAAAGGCAGTGCAAAACATGCAGATGTTGATAAAGTAGTAGAGGCAACTAAGCTTGCAAAAGAAGCTTATCCTGATATCAAAATAGATGGTGAGTATCAGCTGGATGCTGCAATTGTTCCAAGTGTTGGAGCGCAGAAAGCACCTGGAAGTGACATTGCAGGAAAAGCGAATGTACTGATTTTCCCTGACCTGGATGCAGGTAATATCGGCTACAAGCTTACACAGAGACTTGCCAAAGCAGAAGCTTATGGTCCTATTACACAGGGTATTGCAAAACCCGTTAACGATTTATCCAGAGGCTGCAGTGCTGATGATATCGTCGGTGTAATTGCTATTACCGCTGTTCAGGCAGCTGCTAACTAA
- a CDS encoding acetate/propionate family kinase, giving the protein MKILVVNCGSSSLKYQLIDSVTEKALAVGICERIGIDGRLVHTPAGGEKIKMDADMKDHEAAIKYVLDALTSSEYGVIKTLDEIGAVGHRVVHGGEKFASSTVITEEVIAGIEECNDLAPLHNPANLIGIRACQNLIPGVPMVAVFDTAFHQTMPQKAYLYGLPYEYYSNYKIRRYGFHGTSHSFVAKRAVQLLGLDPNNSKVIVCHLGNGSSVTAVLNGKSVDTSMGLTPLEGLIMGTRSGSIDPAIIEYLMNKENMTLEQVMEVLNKKSGVLGLSGISSDFRDLEDATALGNEKAILAVDVFNYHVAKTIGSYVAAMNGVDAIIFTAGLGENDKAVRKGTISYLGYLGVTLNEENNNTRGKEIELSTPESKVKVYIIPTNEELAIARETVELLA; this is encoded by the coding sequence ATGAAAATATTAGTTGTAAACTGCGGAAGCTCATCCCTTAAATATCAGTTAATTGACTCTGTAACAGAAAAAGCACTGGCAGTAGGTATCTGTGAAAGAATCGGAATCGACGGAAGACTGGTTCACACACCCGCCGGCGGTGAGAAAATTAAAATGGATGCTGACATGAAGGATCATGAAGCTGCTATTAAATATGTACTGGATGCGCTGACAAGCAGTGAATATGGTGTTATCAAGACTCTTGACGAAATTGGAGCAGTTGGGCATCGTGTGGTTCATGGCGGTGAGAAATTTGCTTCCTCTACTGTTATTACAGAAGAAGTAATTGCCGGAATCGAAGAGTGCAATGACCTGGCACCTCTCCATAACCCTGCAAATCTTATTGGAATCCGTGCTTGCCAGAACCTGATACCAGGTGTTCCCATGGTAGCTGTATTTGATACTGCCTTCCACCAGACTATGCCTCAGAAAGCTTACCTGTATGGCCTTCCTTATGAATATTATTCAAACTACAAGATCAGAAGATATGGTTTTCACGGAACCAGTCACAGTTTTGTAGCAAAAAGAGCAGTTCAGTTATTAGGACTTGATCCGAATAATTCAAAAGTAATCGTATGCCACCTTGGTAACGGATCCAGTGTTACAGCTGTATTAAATGGTAAATCCGTAGATACCAGCATGGGACTTACTCCTCTTGAAGGTCTTATTATGGGTACAAGAAGCGGAAGCATTGATCCTGCGATTATCGAATATCTGATGAATAAAGAAAATATGACACTTGAGCAGGTAATGGAAGTATTAAATAAGAAGTCCGGTGTACTTGGACTTTCCGGAATTTCCAGCGATTTCAGAGACTTAGAGGATGCTACAGCTTTAGGTAATGAAAAAGCTATTCTTGCAGTAGATGTTTTCAACTATCATGTTGCTAAGACTATCGGTTCTTATGTAGCCGCAATGAATGGTGTTGATGCTATCATATTTACAGCGGGTCTTGGAGAGAATGACAAGGCAGTAAGAAAAGGAACAATCAGCTATCTTGGTTATTTAGGAGTGACCCTTAACGAAGAGAACAACAATACAAGAGGAAAAGAAATAGAACTTTCAACTCCTGAATCCAAGGTTAAGGTATATATCATCCCTACAAATGAAGAACTTGCAATTGCAAGAGAGACCGTTGAACTTTTAGCATAA
- a CDS encoding YceD family protein, whose translation MLINLSEIMSVKGNIVSIQAPIETEEFCIEGINYPLTEKEPVDFTITHLGDRKVELEGSIKISLLIPCSRCLKDVETPFNLTFTKELDFMKDSEERIKELDETNYINEYNLDVDLLVYDEILIDFPMKVLCDENCKGFCKVCGSDLNKGTCTCEKQDLDPRMSVIRDIFNNFKEV comes from the coding sequence ATGTTAATTAATTTGTCTGAGATTATGTCTGTCAAGGGCAATATCGTTTCTATACAAGCTCCCATCGAAACAGAGGAATTCTGTATAGAAGGTATAAACTATCCTTTGACTGAGAAGGAACCGGTGGACTTTACTATAACCCATTTAGGAGACCGGAAAGTTGAGCTGGAAGGCAGCATAAAGATTTCTCTTTTAATTCCGTGCAGTAGATGCCTTAAAGACGTAGAAACTCCATTCAATCTGACATTTACCAAGGAATTGGATTTTATGAAGGATTCAGAGGAACGTATTAAGGAATTGGACGAAACAAACTATATTAATGAATATAATCTGGATGTAGATTTACTGGTCTATGACGAAATTCTAATAGACTTTCCCATGAAGGTTCTGTGTGACGAGAATTGTAAGGGCTTTTGCAAGGTATGCGGTTCCGATCTGAACAAAGGGACTTGTACTTGTGAGAAACAGGATTTGGATCCCAGAATGTCAGTAATCCGCGATATATTCAATAATTTTAAGGAGGTGTAA
- the rpmF gene encoding 50S ribosomal protein L32, translating to MGAICPKNKSSKARRDSRRANWKMSAPNLVKCSKCGELMMPHRVCKACGSYNKKEIISVEQ from the coding sequence ATGGGAGCTATCTGTCCAAAGAATAAATCTTCCAAAGCAAGAAGAGACAGCCGTAGAGCAAACTGGAAAATGTCTGCACCTAATTTAGTTAAGTGTAGCAAGTGCGGCGAATTAATGATGCCTCACAGAGTATGCAAAGCTTGTGGATCTTATAACAAGAAAGAAATCATTTCTGTAGAACAGTAG
- a CDS encoding CPC_1213 family protein, whose protein sequence is MAENKMKNTKNNKKEDGTFHSKHIKHDPQAESARAVFGLQGDNYQNNKK, encoded by the coding sequence ATGGCAGAGAATAAAATGAAAAATACTAAGAATAATAAAAAAGAAGATGGAACCTTTCATTCCAAGCACATTAAGCATGATCCGCAGGCCGAGAGTGCACGTGCAGTGTTTGGACTTCAGGGTGACAATTATCAAAACAATAAGAAATAA
- a CDS encoding ribonuclease H-like domain-containing protein: MHTQNSTIQTKYNYPLHEPYTIEDIFFFDIETTGFSPKTSYVYLIGGIYYRKGSWHLIQWLNEEPNKEAQLIVEFEAFIKSFKRIIHYNGSGFDIPFLQKKAESYGLADPFIKLESIDLYKLIQPLKRFLSLESLKLKSLEEYLKLKRKDTYSGEELIPVYSGYVGRLLYENMKIKSGELSAYTVSNQDTPDAQSLRDILLLHNGEDVINLLPISAMLYYCDTFKADFLTAFYTPLAYHLFVTDTFIVIEFKMPFIYPLPITTSCSIKEKGSLKKGLDYLEAMELKAEFIKDILKLHLPVYNGTLKYHLSPASDYFYLPLEDTAIHKSVAQYVDKEYRQKAKPANCYIKKQSRFIPVGEDYTGTCFKKNYSDRISYIEAENLEKQSLEEIITTVKGLINYMKEFFRI; this comes from the coding sequence ATGCATACACAAAACAGTACCATACAAACAAAATACAACTATCCATTACATGAGCCTTATACAATAGAGGATATCTTTTTCTTTGATATTGAAACCACCGGATTTTCCCCAAAAACCTCCTATGTATATCTTATTGGCGGTATATATTATAGAAAAGGTTCATGGCATTTAATTCAGTGGCTTAATGAAGAACCTAACAAAGAAGCTCAGCTGATTGTTGAATTTGAAGCTTTCATAAAATCCTTTAAACGGATAATACACTACAACGGCAGCGGTTTCGATATCCCTTTTTTGCAGAAAAAGGCAGAATCATACGGACTAGCAGATCCATTTATAAAGCTGGAAAGTATTGACCTGTACAAACTGATACAACCCCTTAAAAGATTTCTTTCTCTGGAAAGCCTAAAATTAAAATCCCTTGAGGAATATTTAAAGCTCAAAAGAAAAGATACTTATTCCGGCGAAGAACTGATTCCTGTTTATTCTGGTTATGTAGGAAGGCTTCTTTATGAAAATATGAAAATTAAATCTGGAGAGCTTTCTGCTTATACAGTCAGTAACCAGGATACTCCCGATGCACAAAGTCTAAGAGATATCCTCCTCCTGCACAATGGAGAGGATGTGATAAATCTGCTTCCAATATCAGCTATGCTGTATTACTGTGATACCTTCAAAGCAGATTTTTTGACAGCATTTTATACTCCTCTTGCTTATCATCTCTTTGTAACAGATACTTTTATCGTTATAGAATTTAAGATGCCCTTTATATATCCTCTTCCGATTACAACAAGCTGTTCCATAAAAGAAAAAGGCTCCCTGAAAAAGGGCTTGGATTACCTTGAAGCAATGGAGCTTAAAGCAGAATTTATCAAGGATATCTTGAAGCTTCATCTGCCAGTCTATAACGGTACTTTGAAATACCATTTATCTCCGGCTTCTGATTATTTCTACCTTCCTTTAGAAGATACTGCAATTCATAAAAGCGTTGCCCAGTATGTAGATAAGGAGTACCGGCAAAAAGCCAAACCTGCTAATTGTTATATCAAGAAGCAAAGCCGGTTTATACCAGTTGGCGAAGACTATACCGGAACCTGCTTTAAGAAAAATTATTCCGACAGGATATCTTACATAGAAGCAGAGAACTTAGAGAAGCAATCCTTGGAAGAAATAATCACTACAGTAAAAGGTCTGATAAATTATATGAAAGAATTTTTTCGAATATAA
- the cls gene encoding cardiolipin synthase, with product MFDLKIFGVDLLHILYNFFAYSFIGWIYESTLVSVKKKSFVNRGFVNGPVIPIYGVGATVIYIVFWQIRTQYLTIFFGGMILASILEYFTSWIMEVLFHARWWDYSDKLFNIKGRVCLLAGTAWGFMSLLEIGVLQPRVVRAYEAIPRVTGIYVVSIALLLFIIDMWITVVQTLKMDRIFAELLHLKEEFTDYIEKTRIYETKEELKKRLSGYRISEMADKIRLFMDENKEKLLERNHYLEDFDFKSLRQDIEVQAKDYLTKIQSMIGSGNPIQRRLLRAFPDIKVIARIRKGEQLDSDTREVAAAETAGSLEGVNSRWKDMSANDNIIGTTKSYLSGILRVSLVGILVLIQMLLIVMLGYWVSGSVYIYIFIEVASIFIIVGLVNDNRNSSYKISWICIILLLPVTGHIMYALWGKSGSTQKIEKKIMACIQHGNTFLHYKEENAKSYAMKYPTKSRMSKYMESQNFPLFKNNSISYYPMGEDTFEAIFKDIEEARQFIFINFFIVGEGVLWDRMHTLLLQKKSQGVEIKFMYDDFGATLRTSPNFRRNLEAEGIETAVFNPIHKYTDKLYMNYRSHQKIIVIDGNIGYTGGMNLADEYVNLIERFGKWKDNAVRVEGEAVWGLTVTFLQMWEISKSGEWMDYNPYRPSKVFPENDVYCHVISDGPANRPNNPIESIYKQIIHYAKKYVYITTPYLVIEDDMKQALIEAAKSGVDVRIITPNIPDKKNVKKLTNYNYGQLLEGGVKIYEYTPGFIHAKTIINEDCGIVGTINMDYRSFFLHYECGLWMCNRDIIDDIKEDLIATMEISYEFTYEEWRQRPWLLKLNQRFLNLFSTLM from the coding sequence ATGTTTGATTTAAAAATATTCGGAGTTGATTTACTGCATATTTTGTATAATTTTTTCGCATATTCTTTTATCGGCTGGATTTATGAGAGTACGCTGGTATCTGTGAAAAAGAAGTCTTTTGTGAATCGTGGATTTGTTAATGGCCCGGTTATTCCAATTTACGGAGTGGGCGCAACTGTTATATACATAGTCTTCTGGCAGATAAGAACACAATACTTAACGATATTCTTTGGCGGAATGATTTTAGCCAGTATACTGGAGTATTTTACTTCCTGGATTATGGAGGTTCTTTTTCATGCAAGATGGTGGGATTACAGTGATAAATTGTTTAATATAAAGGGCAGAGTATGCCTTCTGGCAGGAACTGCCTGGGGTTTTATGTCTCTTTTGGAAATCGGAGTGCTGCAGCCGAGGGTTGTCCGTGCTTATGAGGCAATTCCCCGTGTTACAGGTATTTATGTTGTATCCATTGCACTATTATTGTTCATAATAGATATGTGGATTACAGTTGTACAGACCCTTAAGATGGATCGTATATTTGCAGAATTGCTTCATCTAAAAGAAGAATTTACTGACTATATTGAAAAAACCAGAATTTATGAGACGAAAGAAGAGCTTAAGAAAAGACTCTCGGGATACCGAATTTCCGAAATGGCTGATAAAATCAGGCTATTTATGGATGAGAATAAGGAAAAGCTTTTGGAGAGAAATCATTATCTGGAAGACTTTGATTTTAAATCTCTTAGACAAGATATTGAAGTTCAGGCCAAAGATTATCTCACAAAAATTCAGTCTATGATCGGATCAGGAAATCCGATACAAAGGCGACTTTTACGTGCCTTCCCCGATATAAAGGTAATTGCCCGTATTAGAAAAGGAGAACAACTTGATTCAGACACCAGAGAAGTTGCAGCAGCAGAGACTGCCGGAAGTCTGGAAGGAGTTAACAGCAGGTGGAAAGACATGAGTGCAAATGACAACATTATAGGAACTACAAAGAGCTATTTAAGCGGAATCCTAAGAGTTTCCCTGGTGGGAATTCTGGTATTGATCCAGATGCTATTGATAGTAATGCTGGGTTATTGGGTAAGCGGCTCTGTTTATATTTATATTTTTATTGAAGTAGCCAGTATCTTTATTATAGTTGGTTTGGTGAATGACAACCGTAACTCCTCCTATAAGATATCGTGGATATGTATTATTTTACTGCTTCCCGTTACAGGGCATATTATGTATGCGTTATGGGGAAAGTCAGGATCAACTCAGAAAATTGAAAAGAAAATCATGGCATGCATTCAACACGGTAATACCTTCCTGCATTATAAGGAGGAAAATGCAAAAAGTTATGCCATGAAATATCCTACAAAAAGCAGAATGTCAAAATATATGGAATCTCAGAATTTCCCGTTGTTTAAGAATAACAGTATTTCGTATTATCCAATGGGAGAGGATACCTTCGAGGCAATCTTTAAGGATATTGAAGAAGCCAGGCAGTTTATCTTTATTAATTTCTTCATAGTAGGAGAAGGAGTACTTTGGGATAGAATGCATACGCTGCTGCTTCAGAAAAAGAGTCAGGGTGTTGAGATAAAATTCATGTATGATGACTTTGGTGCAACCCTTCGTACTTCCCCGAATTTCCGTAGAAATCTGGAGGCGGAAGGAATTGAAACGGCAGTATTTAACCCTATTCATAAATATACCGATAAGCTGTATATGAATTACAGAAGCCATCAAAAGATTATTGTAATTGATGGTAATATCGGTTATACCGGCGGTATGAATCTGGCAGATGAATATGTTAACCTGATAGAACGTTTCGGTAAATGGAAAGATAATGCGGTCAGAGTGGAGGGTGAGGCAGTTTGGGGTCTTACGGTAACCTTCCTGCAGATGTGGGAGATCTCAAAGAGCGGGGAGTGGATGGACTATAATCCTTATCGTCCTTCAAAAGTATTCCCCGAGAATGACGTTTACTGCCATGTTATTTCTGACGGACCTGCCAATCGACCCAATAACCCTATCGAAAGCATCTATAAGCAGATAATCCACTATGCGAAGAAGTATGTTTATATAACCACTCCTTATCTGGTAATAGAGGATGATATGAAGCAGGCACTGATAGAAGCAGCAAAAAGCGGTGTGGATGTTCGTATCATTACTCCAAACATTCCGGATAAAAAGAATGTAAAGAAGCTTACGAATTACAACTATGGACAGCTTTTAGAGGGTGGAGTAAAAATTTATGAATATACTCCCGGATTTATTCATGCTAAGACGATCATAAACGAAGACTGTGGTATCGTAGGTACCATCAATATGGATTACCGCAGTTTCTTCCTGCATTACGAATGTGGTTTATGGATGTGTAACAGAGATATAATCGATGACATAAAGGAAGACTTGATTGCTACCATGGAAATAAGTTATGAATTTACCTATGAGGAATGGAGACAACGTCCTTGGTTATTGAAACTTAACCAGAGGTTCTTAAATTTATTTTCGACCTTAATGTAA